Below is a genomic region from Eubacterium sp. 1001713B170207_170306_E7.
CCCGATTGCAGCTATCAAAACAATGACAGAGATTCCAAAAGTCGTTTTTCTTTCCGGTTTAACTTCTTTTGCTGTTTCGTTATTTTTAAATAGTTTCATGGTTTTCTCTTTCTTAAATTTCACTTACCTGCGAAAAGGTTGTAGCGAACCTTTTCGCATTTTCCTTTTGAACCGTTAAACGTCCTATTTTTCCTGATAGTCCTCAATGTTTTTAATGACTTTCTGGCTTAGTCTGACTTTCGACAAAGCGGATGTTCCCGCCGCTTTATCTGGGCAAAAAACATTCGGGTAGTTTGAAAACTCTTTTGAACCAAGACCACCAAACGTATCGCTCAGTGCGTAATTTTTTTTGTTTTGCAACCACTTTTTCAAAGCTCTTATTTCATGTGAAGGCCCAATTGAAGTGTTTACAAAAATTTTGCCATTACCAAAGATTTCAAATGCACGCTCATCCATCAAAATAACGTTTTTATTCAAACATGTACATAGGATTTCTGCCTTTTCAAGCAAATCGTCTTTTGGGAGCCATATAAAGCCCTCTTTATCCTCTACTTTCGGTTTTCTCGTTCTGCTGAAATAGTAAACATTGGCGCCAAAAAATTTCAAGGCACGGGCAACCATAATACCACTTGTTCCCATTCCCATCACGCCAATATTAATATCTGTAAGCTCCATTGGTGTATTTTTCCACATAACTCCACCAAATCCATGCAGAAGCCGAACAAGTTCGCTGATTACGTACTCAGGTACTCCCTCATCACCATAATCACGGACTCCTTTTACCACAATTCCCTTTTTTTCTGCGGTAAGAATATCTACATTGGCATTTTCCGGTGCGTACAGACTGCAGCACATCCCAATATACTTAATATTCGGACAGGCATCCAGCACTTCGCTGTCAATCTGGCTTGTGTAGCTTAGCAAGACCGCATCAGCGTCGCCAATCCGCTTGATGATCGCGGCGTTATCCTCTGGAATACTGTAATAAAACTGCACTTTTTCCGCATATTGTGACAGTGCATTTTCCGCTTCCGGTGTCAGATTCAACCGTTCAATTGCCACCATTTTTTTGAACATACTTTTCCCCTTATATTTAACTTACTTAATAAACGTTAGTTTATTTTTTCTTCATCCGCGTCGCTGTATCTTCGGCCGACCTTCACTTCATCGCCGACAATTCCCTGTACAACAAAGACATTTCCCGGAGGGCATCCTTTTACTGAACGGCCCTTACCCTTGAGCGGATTGGTACATTTTCCGATTAACACGGTGTTTTCCGGCGTGGATTCCGGTGGCAGTTCTTCTTCCTTTACCGGCCCTACAACCAAAATTTTTCCTTCCAGGTATTGCGTTAATTCCTGGCTTTTCAAATCCATCAATGAACTGATAACGGTATTACGGCAGCCTGTACAGGCACCTTCAGCAAAGATCAGCTTATAGGGCGGCAAGCCTTCAATTTCCACTTCACTCGAGCGTTTAAAACGGTGTTTAACGTCTTCAATGGATTTTCCTTTAATCTCAATTTTATCAAGATCCATTTCGCCAAGTCCTCTGGCATTCGCCTCAACTGTCAACATTGGCTCGTCCACGTTGTAGCCCATAATAACGCTGGCTACAGCATCACAGGCGACCACGTCTTTTGAAGCAACGATGAGATCCATTACAACGGTTTCACCAAAAATCGGCCCCAGCCCCTGCTGGCAAAATGTACCGTCAATAACATTTAACACAGGCTTAATGGTCTGGATAATGTCGATGACGCCGTTTATAACGCCAATGGAGTGAAATTCCTTTTTCTGAACATCGCCGATCAAACCTTTCAGATTTTTCAGACCAAGCGTCACCTCTGTCTGATCATGGGTCTTCATAACCGGAACAGTGATAATGGCATCGGCTTCGGCTACAACATCCCAGGAGCTTAATTCTTTGATTAACTTTCCATCCGGCACAGGAATTTTTACTTTTTTGGCCTGTTTTTTCAAGTCAATAACCTGATAGCCTTCTTCTCGCAGCTGGTCGTAACCGCAGGCTTTTATGACTTCCTCTGTATCAACGCCTGCTGCGCTGGATTCTGCGATAATGGCCTCAGCTCCCTCTTCTTTTACGAGTTCTGCAATAGCTTTAACGACTTCCCAACGTGTAACCCCTCCTGATAAACGATCGTCAGGCACGGCAACCAGATTCGGTTTGATCAAAACCTTATATCCCGGTTTGATAATATCGCTAATGCCACCGCAGTCAGAAATCACCTGTCTTACTGTCTTTTCAATGTTTGCATAATCATTACCTTCAGTTTTTTGAATTGATACTACTGACATACTTACTATAACTCCTTTCTCATACCCTGGAATTCACTTCCGCGTATTGATTCCACATTGCGGAATCAATGATTCCATTTATGAATTGATTATATCCGGTATTGCAACAATTGTCAATATGAAATTTTTTGTAAAGAAAACAACTTTTAAACTTTACTGTAAATTGCTCTATAGGTTTTTCTTATTATAAAACGTAACCGCCTCAAGCGCTTCGTCCAGTCCACCTGAAAGGTGCTCTCGTTGTAAATAAAAAAGCGCTTCATCATAGTTTTTTTCTCGAATTCCTAAAATTATTTTTTGCATGCTCGCGATAATCCGTTCCGCATAATCGTTATTTTTTTTGCGGTATTTAAAAATCAAAACCATAATTCTCACAAGCTCATCCTGAAGATTGAGGTAAATTTGATCAATTCTCTTATTATCTAAAACGCTGACCATTGTCCGGTGTACCTCGCTGTCTGCATATTCAAAGGCATAATAATCATGGTAGCTGGCTTTCATACGGACAAACTTCTCTTCAAGTTTAAACGAAAAGTCCCAATTCAATTCTTTTTTAAAAATGGTATCCAGCGCTTTAATTTCCAGAATCTCGCGGATTTCATAAATCTCCCGGACGTCTTTTACGGAAATACCTTTTACATAAACCTTTTTGCGGAAACCGGTCTCAATCCATCCTTCATTGGTTAATTTTTGAATTGCGATATGAACCGGCATACGGCTTACTGAAAATTCTTCGGCCAGGTTGGCTTCTGTAATGGCGATTCCGGGTGGATAATCAAGTGTCAGTATTCTTTCCTTAATCTTCGAGTATACTTGCTCTGTAAGGGATTTCTCCTCTTTATATGCTTCTTTCATGACTCCTCCATTTTAAATACAATATATGTTTTGGTATACCAAAATGATTTATGTATTCATAATATTACTTTTCTGTTTTCCTGTCAAGATATTTTCGTAATTTGATATTTTTATACAATATAAAAAACCCTTGTGGCTATTTAATCTTGTCACAAGGGTTTTTAAACATTAATTGGTTGTTGGGGATAGTTTGTCCACATCAATATATGTGAATCTTTTTTTCAAATCCAACGAAATCTGAGTTGCTGTGGACTGCATCATGTGTATAATATTTTCTTTGTTACTTTCGTCCAGCCTTATTTTGGGGATACTGGTACTGATTGCCGCTACTACACGGTCGTTAGCATCCCATATTGGCGCAGCAATACAGAAAAGTCCGGGTTGAAACTCTTCATCCTCTGTCGCATAGCCGTTCCGCTCAACTTCCTCCAGCATTTCGTGGAATGCGTTGATATCCTTATTAAAATTTGGCTGAAGCTTAATCATTCTCTCGACTTTATCCCACGGCTGATATGCCAGCAGGCATCTGCCAAGAGCGGTATTGAGCGCGGGATAGGCTGTACCTACTGTAAAATTGGGGCGCAGGATATGCGGAGAATCCACCTTGGTCAGATAAATGACGCTCTTTCCCTGCAAAATAGCAAGATTGACGGTTTCCTGCGTTTTTTCAACCTGCTCTTCCATATGCGCTTTTGCTACCTCTACCCAGTCACGGCTGTTGGAATAACGGCTGCTGATATTAAAAAACGCAATACCCAGCTGATATTTGAGTGTATGTGGGTTTTGTACCAGATACTGCTTCATAACAAGGGTATTTACAATTCGCTGCACTGTGCTGGCAGGGATTCCCGTACTTTCGCTGAGCTCTTTAATGCCAAGCTCATCAGCCTTGGAATACTGCTCCAGAATGCTTAAGGTCTTTAGGATTGATTTGGAAAATGATGTTTCCTTTTCCGTGGTTTTTCCCTTTGCCACTGTGTTATTTTCATTTTTAGCCGTATCTCTCACCTCGATTCTTTAATTTAGAATTCCCGATTCTATATTAATAACTATATAATAGTTAGTCTATTTTTTCAATTCTTTTTTATATCTGTAACTTACAAAAATGCCTGGATTGTATCCACCAGTCCCTCGGCGTTGTTATCACAGGATACGCCGAGAGCGCGCAGGTCATCGCTGACATCCACAGCCAGATCGCTGCCATCTTTATTTTCATTGAGAAGTCCGCCCATGATCAGATGGGCGTCCATTCCGCTCTTTTCAAGCCCTTCCAGCATTTCACGGGCAAAGCTGAGCGCAATACCGTTAAAGCTGCTCATCACAATAAAACGACTTTCGCTTTCGATCATCGTATCCAGAATATCCTGCACCGGAACGCTTTTACCCAGGTCAAATACATTTGCGCCAGCCTGGAATAAAATACTTTTCACAATTTCTTTTCCAAATTCATGGCCGTCGGTTGAACCGATAATGACGTTAACATCCTGGAGAGCGCCTTCAAGATTCTGAATCTGGTCGCTGATCTCGCGCTGGCGCTCATTGATAGTCATGACAATATTGGTGGGTCGCACCGGCACACGGCCGCGCATTGCCAGCTTATCTGCTTTTCCAACGCCAAAAACCTCTTCAAGCTGCTCTGAACCAATGGATTTTAAAGCTCCCAGAATTTCTCCGGCGTGGGTAATATCCACATCCAGATCGTCGAGACCGTTCATGATCCGCTCAAAAAAGATTCTGCCGCACGCCACCAGCAGGTTCTTTTCCGCGTTAATCTCTGTCCAGTTGATATACGGTGAATAGTAGCGGCCTTTTTCAATCATCATGTCAACGGTCATATGCGCCTGCACAATCTCATCAATCGAAGGAACCCGGGCCGCCTCTGTCACAGGGATCGGCGTTACGGCATGGCCGGTCGGGCACTTGGACTGTCCCATGCTGTCAGCCATCACAAATGAGGACAAAGCGCCGAAGTTGCGGTCATAGTCAAAGCCGAAGTCGATGGTATTGCCGTAGATCATGGACCCCGGTGTCTTGTAGGTATTGATCTCCCACATCGCCTGGTTGAAGGTCATCCGCAGAATAGGGTCGCTGAAAAGATTGCCAAAGCAGTGACACATTCGGCCGCCCAGCAGCTCCTCTACGATATATCTTTCCATAATGCACCAACCCACAAGATTCGCCAGATCATGGAACTGCGAGCCGAAGCCGTCGTCCACATTTGAGTGGATAATGGTTCCCTGGTCTTTAAATTTTCCCATTAAAACGATGGCCCTGAGCATGTCGATCACGCGTTCCTCTTCAATATCAACGCCAGGATACTCATAGGTATAGTAGTGCGAAACGTTTCCAATTGTTGTTACACCTGCCGCCAGTGCGTAACGCGTATTTTCAAAGGAATTACACGAGGCAATCATATGGTCGCCCAAATGCGGCTGAACAGGCACGATCTGCCCAAGCTTCTGCCATTCGTCGGGGTCTTTAAAGGTTAGTCCTGTCCCCACAGGCAGCTTATGGCGGTATTTTTCTGGCACGCCCATAACCCAGTCCAGACAAAATCCAAAACGATCGACATAGCTTCCGCGCTTCCGAAGTGTGTTATAGACTTCTTCTACCCCTTTCGCGGTGGCGTCCCATGAATTCCAACCGATGTGGCTGTGCTTCATAACATGGCCTTCCTCTGCCATTTTGCGTTTATATTCGGCTTCAGACGCCACACCATTTTCTTCCATGAACAAAGTTTTTCCAATAACGGTATCCGCGGCCACCTTATCCACTTCATCCCGAATGCTCTTCATATCCGGCAAATTCTTGTACTCAAATCGTTTTTTCATTTTAATTTCCATGGTTAGTGTCTCCTTGATCCTCTTATTTTTTTATGATACTGTTCATCCCAACAGAAAACGCCAAATGCTTATCCACATAGCTTAACAGGCCAACTGCATACAGAATATAATCCCGGTCGATCACAAAATCACACGTCGAAGGCAGCAGTGCATCCTTCTCACCCTTTTCTCTTCTGAGGGCATGCCTCAAAATGGCCTTTGGGTTTTCACTGTTAATGATCGGTCCGCCAGTTCCGATAATGGTCTGCACATGAGTCAGATTCTTCCCGTGCTGCAGTCTGCGGCAGTAATTACTGCTTTTATGCTCAATAACGCCCGCGTGCCGTCTGGCCGCTAAGTACGCGGCACTCTCCGCAATGGTCTGGTCGATATGTTTTTCGACAGGGGTGTCTGGCAGAAATTTTGTGTTGTGCACCCTGTTCCATATGGATTTTTCGAGTATTTCCTCCGAAACTCCGATTTCATTGGCAAAGAACGCCACACCCAGCTCACGTATCAGTACATCGGAGGATTCACGCATCCCCAGATCTCCCTCAACGGTTCGTCTGGCATAGGGCTCATCTGCGCCCACAAGCCTTGCGCCCTCATAGGGGATATGCTCAGCGTAGGAATGAATATCGGTTGTCGCGCCCCCGATATCCACAAGCATGAGCTCACCCAGTCCTTCATAGCCCTGGACACCCTGCGACATCAGCATGCCCGCGTCTAAAACTGCCGCCGGCGTCGGCACAATGGGCCCGTCAACCAGCTTGATAATATCGCCCAGGCCTTTCATATCTACAATGCGGTTCATAAATAAATGGCGGATGATCTCTTCCGCTACATCAATGTCTAAAACACCTACCTTCGGAATAATATTCGGCGCCTGGAAACATTCCTTTTTATTTTGCAGCAGCTTCGCGCGGATTTCCTGGGCGATCTGGCTGTTTCCGCCGTAAATAACCGGACAGCTGATCTGGCTTTTGGCAATCATCTCTGCGTTATGCCTGATGATTGTCTGGTTGCCATTTTCATAACCGCCGCACAACAGAATCATCTCAGCTGGCAGCGCTTCTATTTTTTCAACTTCTTCCTCTGTCAGAGCGCCGCTTGTGACATGAATGATCTTGGCGCCCGCGCCAAACGCCGCATTTCTCCCCGCAGAAATGCTCAGATTGTAGGTCAGCCCGACCACCACAATCCGCAGCCCGCCTGCAGCGCTGCTGGAGGCGTACTGCTCTGCGCTTTCAACCGCGTCATCACCAATGGCTCCCCGGATATCCGAGAGGCATTGTTCCATGGCGATCCGCGCGTCTTCTCTTACCGTTGACGGATGCCGGGTGGTGTAGACAGCCTCTTTCGTTTCTTTGCAGATCACCGCCGCCTTCGTAAAGGTACTGCCAAAATCAAATAAAATACAATACTCCATGCTGCTCCCCCCTGTGTCTGATAATCTAATTTTACTGATATATAGTCCAAAGTCAAATTTTTATAAAAATAACTCCTTTACCATTGACTGCCCATAAGCACGTAGGAAATAAGGAAGCGGGCAATTTTCTGATAAAAGAGTTATTAGCAATATATTAAACTTTGCAACATTCTGCACTTTCTTATCGGCGCATCATGTCTCTGATTTCGAAAAAAATTTCGAGATGGTTATTTTAAGCAGGAGGTGTCTTCTCCGATAAGATTGTTACAAAGTTACTGCCCGATAATCTTATATCATGGGAAGATACCGCGGATTCTTGTCGCCATGCTCAGGCGTTTAAGCCCAAGGATATAGGCGGCAACACGGAATGTCACAGCATCGGTATCATGGATATTCTGTACCTCGCCAAAGCTGTCAACCATAATTTTACGCAGTGTGCTGTTGACATTGTCTTCATCCCAGGTCAGATTCTGAGTATTCTGAACCCACTCAAAGTAAGATACAACAACGCCGCCGGCATTTGCGAGAATGTCCGGGATAACGGCAATATTTCTCTTTGTAAGGATTTCATCGGCTTCCACGGTTGTCGGGCCGTTAGCGCCTTCAACGATTAGTTTCGCCTGAATCCGGTCTGCGTTTTCTGCGGTGATCTGGTTTTCAAGCGCACATGGAATCAGCACATCACAGTCACAGCACAACAGGCCGTCATTATCTGTTTTTTCAACACCCTCTGCACTGTAGCCTTCCAGAGAGTGGGTGCTGCTGTTTGCGATATACGCTTCCAGGTCACTGATATCCAGCCCATCCGCCTTGTAATAACCGCCGGAAACATCACTGACACCGACGATCTTATATCCGGCTTCTGCCAGCAGGCGCGCGGTGGTACCGCCGACATTTCCCATCCCCTGAACCGCGATGCGCAGAGAGGGTGAGTCGATGCCCAGGTATTTGAAGGCTTCCATGGCGATAATGCTGACGCCGCGGCCGGTAGCTTCATTTCTTCCCAGCGATCCGCCGATATCAATG
It encodes:
- a CDS encoding D-isomer specific 2-hydroxyacid dehydrogenase family protein, with product MFKKMVAIERLNLTPEAENALSQYAEKVQFYYSIPEDNAAIIKRIGDADAVLLSYTSQIDSEVLDACPNIKYIGMCCSLYAPENANVDILTAEKKGIVVKGVRDYGDEGVPEYVISELVRLLHGFGGVMWKNTPMELTDINIGVMGMGTSGIMVARALKFFGANVYYFSRTRKPKVEDKEGFIWLPKDDLLEKAEILCTCLNKNVILMDERAFEIFGNGKIFVNTSIGPSHEIRALKKWLQNKKNYALSDTFGGLGSKEFSNYPNVFCPDKAAGTSALSKVRLSQKVIKNIEDYQEK
- a CDS encoding DUF362 domain-containing protein; the encoded protein is MSVVSIQKTEGNDYANIEKTVRQVISDCGGISDIIKPGYKVLIKPNLVAVPDDRLSGGVTRWEVVKAIAELVKEEGAEAIIAESSAAGVDTEEVIKACGYDQLREEGYQVIDLKKQAKKVKIPVPDGKLIKELSSWDVVAEADAIITVPVMKTHDQTEVTLGLKNLKGLIGDVQKKEFHSIGVINGVIDIIQTIKPVLNVIDGTFCQQGLGPIFGETVVMDLIVASKDVVACDAVASVIMGYNVDEPMLTVEANARGLGEMDLDKIEIKGKSIEDVKHRFKRSSEVEIEGLPPYKLIFAEGACTGCRNTVISSLMDLKSQELTQYLEGKILVVGPVKEEELPPESTPENTVLIGKCTNPLKGKGRSVKGCPPGNVFVVQGIVGDEVKVGRRYSDADEEKIN
- a CDS encoding GntR family transcriptional regulator, producing MKEAYKEEKSLTEQVYSKIKERILTLDYPPGIAITEANLAEEFSVSRMPVHIAIQKLTNEGWIETGFRKKVYVKGISVKDVREIYEIREILEIKALDTIFKKELNWDFSFKLEEKFVRMKASYHDYYAFEYADSEVHRTMVSVLDNKRIDQIYLNLQDELVRIMVLIFKYRKKNNDYAERIIASMQKIILGIREKNYDEALFYLQREHLSGGLDEALEAVTFYNKKNL
- a CDS encoding IclR family transcriptional regulator, with translation MAKGKTTEKETSFSKSILKTLSILEQYSKADELGIKELSESTGIPASTVQRIVNTLVMKQYLVQNPHTLKYQLGIAFFNISSRYSNSRDWVEVAKAHMEEQVEKTQETVNLAILQGKSVIYLTKVDSPHILRPNFTVGTAYPALNTALGRCLLAYQPWDKVERMIKLQPNFNKDINAFHEMLEEVERNGYATEDEEFQPGLFCIAAPIWDANDRVVAAISTSIPKIRLDESNKENIIHMMQSTATQISLDLKKRFTYIDVDKLSPTTN
- a CDS encoding cobalamin-dependent protein (Presence of a B(12) (cobalamin)-binding domain implies dependence on cobalamin itself, in one of its several forms, or in some unusual lineages, dependence on a cobalamin-like analog.); protein product: MEIKMKKRFEYKNLPDMKSIRDEVDKVAADTVIGKTLFMEENGVASEAEYKRKMAEEGHVMKHSHIGWNSWDATAKGVEEVYNTLRKRGSYVDRFGFCLDWVMGVPEKYRHKLPVGTGLTFKDPDEWQKLGQIVPVQPHLGDHMIASCNSFENTRYALAAGVTTIGNVSHYYTYEYPGVDIEEERVIDMLRAIVLMGKFKDQGTIIHSNVDDGFGSQFHDLANLVGWCIMERYIVEELLGGRMCHCFGNLFSDPILRMTFNQAMWEINTYKTPGSMIYGNTIDFGFDYDRNFGALSSFVMADSMGQSKCPTGHAVTPIPVTEAARVPSIDEIVQAHMTVDMMIEKGRYYSPYINWTEINAEKNLLVACGRIFFERIMNGLDDLDVDITHAGEILGALKSIGSEQLEEVFGVGKADKLAMRGRVPVRPTNIVMTINERQREISDQIQNLEGALQDVNVIIGSTDGHEFGKEIVKSILFQAGANVFDLGKSVPVQDILDTMIESESRFIVMSSFNGIALSFAREMLEGLEKSGMDAHLIMGGLLNENKDGSDLAVDVSDDLRALGVSCDNNAEGLVDTIQAFL
- a CDS encoding glutamate mutase L, yielding MEYCILFDFGSTFTKAAVICKETKEAVYTTRHPSTVREDARIAMEQCLSDIRGAIGDDAVESAEQYASSSAAGGLRIVVVGLTYNLSISAGRNAAFGAGAKIIHVTSGALTEEEVEKIEALPAEMILLCGGYENGNQTIIRHNAEMIAKSQISCPVIYGGNSQIAQEIRAKLLQNKKECFQAPNIIPKVGVLDIDVAEEIIRHLFMNRIVDMKGLGDIIKLVDGPIVPTPAAVLDAGMLMSQGVQGYEGLGELMLVDIGGATTDIHSYAEHIPYEGARLVGADEPYARRTVEGDLGMRESSDVLIRELGVAFFANEIGVSEEILEKSIWNRVHNTKFLPDTPVEKHIDQTIAESAAYLAARRHAGVIEHKSSNYCRRLQHGKNLTHVQTIIGTGGPIINSENPKAILRHALRREKGEKDALLPSTCDFVIDRDYILYAVGLLSYVDKHLAFSVGMNSIIKK
- a CDS encoding Glu/Leu/Phe/Val dehydrogenase, yielding MNNQKPEYNPYDNFLEVVDTAAGKLGLDKNEYITITYPERELQVAVPVHMDDGSIRVFKGYRVQHSSGRGPSKGGIRFHPNVNIDEVKALAAWMTFKCAVVNIPYGGAKGGVEVDPSELSRGEMERLTRRYTAAILPLIGPERDIPAPDVNTNAEVMGWIMDTYSMFKGYSVPGVVTGKPIDIGGSLGRNEATGRGVSIIAMEAFKYLGIDSPSLRIAVQGMGNVGGTTARLLAEAGYKIVGVSDVSGGYYKADGLDISDLEAYIANSSTHSLEGYSAEGVEKTDNDGLLCCDCDVLIPCALENQITAENADRIQAKLIVEGANGPTTVEADEILTKRNIAVIPDILANAGGVVVSYFEWVQNTQNLTWDEDNVNSTLRKIMVDSFGEVQNIHDTDAVTFRVAAYILGLKRLSMATRIRGIFP